A window of Metabacillus sp. B2-18 contains these coding sequences:
- a CDS encoding iron-sulfur cluster assembly protein codes for MEKEKQVYQMLDQVYDPELDQPLTELGFIDHIVIEGSIVEVIFRLPTYWCSPNFAYIMAEDIHKYVSSLNWVEEVKVNLIDHCASNEINQGVTKGKAFSESLTAFSGSDGDLDELRKTFQIKAFYARQEKMIKHLLYQLDMTKEKIVSILHSDLISLNLSKEGQLIRTKYFEKKNLFNHSSPLAFTTPEGESLTIESFSDYLLGAKRTRLSMEFNGHYCRGLLEARYKLPSIKEQESTINN; via the coding sequence ATGGAAAAGGAGAAGCAAGTATATCAAATGCTTGATCAAGTATACGACCCGGAACTTGATCAGCCCTTAACAGAATTAGGATTTATCGATCATATCGTCATTGAAGGTTCAATTGTGGAAGTTATCTTTCGTTTACCGACTTATTGGTGCTCACCAAACTTTGCTTACATCATGGCGGAGGATATTCATAAGTATGTATCATCACTTAATTGGGTGGAAGAAGTAAAAGTGAACCTAATTGATCACTGTGCATCCAATGAAATTAACCAAGGTGTTACAAAAGGAAAAGCATTCAGTGAATCACTTACCGCTTTTAGCGGGTCTGACGGTGATTTGGATGAACTACGTAAAACATTTCAAATAAAGGCGTTTTATGCAAGGCAAGAAAAAATGATCAAACACCTCCTTTATCAATTAGACATGACTAAGGAGAAGATCGTCAGTATATTACATTCGGATTTAATATCTCTTAATCTATCAAAAGAAGGTCAATTGATTAGGACAAAGTATTTTGAAAAGAAAAACCTTTTCAATCACTCTAGTCCACTTGCCTTCACAACACCAGAAGGGGAATCCCTTACTATTGAATCATTTTCAGATTATTTACTTGGTGCTAAAAGAACAAGATTAAGCATGGAATTCAATGGTCACTATTGTAGAGGTTTACTAGAAGCAAGATACAAACTGCCGTCTATAAAAGAGCAAGAAAGCACAATTAATAACTGA
- a CDS encoding DJ-1/PfpI family protein, which translates to MSKNVLIVTGDAVDCLEIYYPYYRCIEENISVTIASPTKKKLQTVCHDFLPEMETFTEKLGYKIESHASVDDINPADYDGLIIPGGRAPEYIRMNPKVQEITAHFLKEDKPMGVICHGQQVLTTVREHIKGREMTAYTACRPEIEAAGATYIEEMLHVDGNLVTGHAWPDLPRFMKEFFNILNVKEEASV; encoded by the coding sequence ATGAGTAAAAATGTACTAATTGTAACTGGTGATGCTGTGGATTGCTTAGAAATTTACTATCCTTACTATCGCTGCATTGAAGAAAATATATCAGTGACAATCGCTTCTCCAACGAAGAAGAAGCTTCAAACCGTCTGTCATGATTTTCTTCCTGAAATGGAGACTTTCACTGAAAAACTAGGCTATAAAATTGAATCTCATGCATCTGTTGATGACATTAACCCTGCAGATTATGATGGTCTTATTATCCCTGGTGGACGTGCGCCGGAATACATTCGTATGAATCCAAAAGTACAAGAGATCACTGCACATTTTCTAAAAGAAGATAAACCAATGGGAGTTATATGTCATGGTCAACAAGTACTTACAACTGTTCGTGAGCATATTAAAGGACGTGAAATGACTGCCTATACAGCTTGTCGTCCTGAAATTGAAGCTGCTGGAGCTACATATATCGAAGAAATGTTACATGTAGATGGCAATTTAGTAACAGGTCATGCTTGGCCAGACCTGCCAAGATTTATGAAAGAATTTTTCAATATTCTTAATGTGAAGGAAGAAGCAAGCGTATAA
- a CDS encoding CdaR family transcriptional regulator, producing MRLVPELAKKIVNEVQLVMTEDTIVVDQNGYIIASTDSNRVGTFHEGANIVMKTKKKLYINEEFATHLQGVKPGINLPIIYENDVIGVIGITGIPKDIEPFAELIRRMTELIIREANYIEKKEWKTRGLESFFYEWLYNQDVDEEFIHRGEILGISFNNAYLCILIQLDSQLSQEKLKNIQFLLNSWFTTELLRDQDDYLVQWGQDRFVLLKSAKRVISMTGLQFMLETCKQYFANHHQTNLSIGVGKTVESKYIYSSYQEAKKALKVAEKNNSVVFYDSLLLEIILEEINEKTKNEFIHRVLSSIKEDDDLIETLKTYFYYNQSLKNTADALHIHINTLHYRLKQIRDITNIDPKSAEGTTLFYIALSYYQLDKQPKTQHVF from the coding sequence ATGCGGCTTGTCCCTGAATTAGCAAAAAAAATTGTTAATGAAGTACAGCTTGTAATGACAGAAGATACCATTGTTGTAGATCAGAATGGCTACATTATCGCTTCGACAGATTCAAATAGAGTAGGAACCTTTCACGAAGGGGCAAATATCGTGATGAAAACAAAGAAAAAACTTTATATTAATGAAGAATTCGCTACTCATTTACAGGGGGTAAAACCTGGAATTAATTTACCGATTATCTATGAAAATGATGTCATTGGTGTGATTGGAATAACTGGGATTCCAAAAGACATAGAACCTTTTGCAGAACTTATTAGAAGAATGACAGAACTCATCATCAGAGAGGCAAATTATATTGAAAAAAAAGAATGGAAAACAAGAGGGCTAGAATCCTTTTTCTATGAATGGTTATACAATCAAGACGTTGATGAGGAATTTATTCACCGAGGGGAGATTCTTGGAATCTCATTTAACAATGCATATCTATGTATCCTTATCCAACTCGATTCTCAATTATCTCAAGAAAAATTAAAGAACATCCAATTTTTATTAAATAGTTGGTTTACAACTGAGTTACTCAGAGATCAAGATGACTATTTAGTCCAATGGGGACAAGACCGATTTGTATTATTAAAAAGCGCAAAAAGGGTAATTTCAATGACTGGATTACAATTTATGCTAGAAACTTGTAAGCAATATTTTGCTAATCATCACCAAACAAACTTATCAATCGGTGTAGGAAAAACAGTTGAATCCAAATATATTTATTCGTCATATCAAGAAGCGAAAAAGGCTCTAAAAGTCGCAGAAAAAAATAATTCTGTTGTCTTTTACGACTCTTTATTGTTAGAGATTATTCTAGAGGAGATAAACGAAAAGACTAAAAATGAATTCATTCATCGAGTTTTGTCTAGTATCAAAGAGGACGATGATTTAATTGAAACTTTAAAAACTTATTTTTATTATAATCAATCTTTAAAGAATACAGCTGATGCATTACATATTCATATTAATACTTTACATTATCGACTGAAACAAATTAGAGATATAACAAACATCGATCCAAAAAGTGCTGAAGGAACAACTTTATTTTATATTGCCCTTTCCTATTATCAATTAGATAAACAACCAAAAACTCAACATGTTTTCTAG
- a CDS encoding (Fe-S)-binding protein — MKQSVKEDIQKGFQERLNYDELMNCMRCGFCLPSCPTYGQTNQYEASSPRGRIALMKGVVDGLIEPDATIERQLNQCLGCRACEPVCPSGVKYGHLLEEARDVIQQKKKHTWPVRVLRHFIFDELFPKKERIKKVHHLLSIYQQSGIQTFFHKTKLLSLLPGNLEQFEKALPIVPSKNEMNNRPTYLKAKNQTKRRVAFFSGCLMDTMFMKINDATLKLLQQAGCDIFIPEQQGCCGALHAHSGEKKTAKQLAKINIEAFETLDIDDIVLNAGGCGALLIEYDHLLRDEPEWQKRAEKFAEKVKDFSEILIELKFNEDHYLSLPDQTVTYQDSCHLRNVMKTSSAPRKLLRAIDGTFYKEMKGADQCCGSAGVYNLTEQKMSMQILDDKMIKVKETKAQTIVTSNPGCLLQMRLGIIREGLQDSVRAVHLAELLAESIKE; from the coding sequence ATGAAACAATCTGTGAAGGAAGACATTCAGAAAGGTTTTCAAGAACGATTAAATTATGATGAACTCATGAATTGTATGCGATGTGGATTTTGCCTGCCTTCATGCCCAACGTATGGACAGACAAATCAATATGAAGCTTCCTCACCCAGAGGAAGAATTGCCCTTATGAAAGGCGTAGTTGACGGTTTGATAGAGCCTGATGCAACCATTGAAAGACAGTTAAATCAATGCTTAGGCTGTCGCGCTTGTGAACCTGTTTGTCCCTCTGGTGTAAAATATGGTCATTTACTTGAAGAAGCACGCGATGTGATTCAACAAAAAAAGAAACATACATGGCCAGTCCGAGTTTTAAGACATTTTATATTTGATGAACTATTTCCCAAAAAAGAAAGAATTAAAAAAGTTCATCATCTTCTTTCAATTTATCAGCAAAGTGGTATTCAAACCTTTTTTCACAAAACAAAGCTACTGTCATTACTCCCTGGGAACCTAGAACAATTTGAAAAGGCTTTACCTATAGTTCCTTCTAAGAATGAAATGAACAATAGGCCAACTTATCTAAAAGCCAAGAACCAAACGAAGCGAAGAGTAGCTTTTTTTTCCGGTTGTTTAATGGACACTATGTTTATGAAAATAAATGATGCTACGTTAAAACTTTTACAACAAGCGGGATGTGACATCTTTATTCCAGAACAACAGGGCTGTTGTGGAGCTCTACATGCACACAGTGGTGAGAAAAAGACCGCTAAACAACTTGCAAAAATAAACATTGAAGCGTTTGAAACTTTAGATATAGACGATATTGTTCTTAATGCAGGTGGTTGCGGTGCTCTTTTAATCGAATATGATCATCTTTTAAGAGATGAACCTGAATGGCAGAAAAGAGCCGAAAAATTCGCCGAAAAAGTAAAGGATTTTTCTGAAATTTTAATTGAACTTAAATTTAATGAAGATCATTATTTATCACTACCTGATCAAACGGTTACATACCAAGATTCTTGTCATTTAAGAAATGTAATGAAAACATCGAGTGCACCAAGAAAATTACTTAGAGCCATTGATGGTACATTCTATAAAGAAATGAAAGGGGCTGATCAATGCTGTGGTTCTGCAGGTGTATATAATTTAACGGAACAAAAGATGTCGATGCAGATATTAGATGATAAAATGATCAAGGTAAAAGAAACGAAAGCACAGACGATTGTAACTTCAAACCCTGGGTGCTTGTTACAAATGAGGTTAGGTATTATTAGAGAAGGATTACAAGATTCAGTAAGAGCGGTTCACTTGGCAGAGCTACTAGCAGAATCAATTAAAGAGTGA
- a CDS encoding DUF4177 domain-containing protein, with amino-acid sequence MFEYKFEKVEIGKWSGKPKAEYQEIIEQHAKDGWRLVQIFAPGTAAYGSAAYYEIIFEKLVSS; translated from the coding sequence ATGTTTGAATATAAATTTGAAAAAGTTGAAATTGGGAAGTGGAGTGGTAAACCTAAGGCTGAATATCAGGAGATCATTGAACAACATGCAAAAGACGGTTGGAGACTGGTTCAAATTTTTGCACCCGGCACCGCTGCATATGGTTCAGCGGCATATTATGAGATCATTTTTGAGAAACTTGTTAGCTCTTAA
- a CDS encoding TAXI family TRAP transporter solute-binding subunit, translated as MKKFRSSFLFIMILSLMMVIAACGGGTGGGDEGATGGEEGNDTGGETQNLSLLTGGTGGTYYPLGGQIGNIISENTDANITPQTSGASAENMETLRNGEAELAFTQTDIASYALEGKEMFKDAPIDNVQAIGSLYPETVQLVTTADSGITSVEDLKGKTVSVGAPGSGAYINAIQVLEIHGLTVDDIKAQNLSFDESTDGIQAGNIDAAFITAGTPTGAVEALSAQDDVVIVPIAEDKVQELVEKYPYYAADTVPGGTYNIESDVSTVAVKAMLVASKELDENLVYEMTKALFDNTDQITHAKGEFITPESALEGIGDMELHPGAAKYFEEKGISK; from the coding sequence ATGAAGAAATTTCGTAGTAGTTTTCTGTTCATCATGATCTTATCACTTATGATGGTCATTGCTGCATGTGGCGGCGGGACTGGAGGCGGTGATGAGGGAGCTACAGGTGGAGAAGAAGGTAATGACACAGGTGGCGAAACTCAAAACCTTAGTCTTTTAACTGGTGGTACTGGTGGTACATATTATCCACTTGGTGGACAAATCGGAAACATCATTTCTGAAAACACAGATGCAAACATAACACCACAAACATCAGGAGCATCTGCAGAGAATATGGAGACATTAAGAAATGGCGAAGCAGAGCTTGCTTTCACGCAAACAGACATTGCTTCATATGCTCTTGAAGGAAAAGAAATGTTTAAAGATGCACCGATTGATAACGTTCAAGCAATTGGTTCACTTTACCCAGAAACAGTTCAGCTTGTGACAACTGCTGATAGCGGAATCACATCTGTTGAAGATTTAAAAGGGAAAACTGTTTCTGTAGGTGCACCAGGTTCTGGAGCTTACATCAATGCGATCCAAGTTCTTGAAATTCACGGCTTAACTGTTGATGACATTAAAGCACAAAACCTATCATTTGATGAATCAACAGATGGTATTCAAGCTGGTAACATTGATGCTGCATTTATTACAGCTGGTACTCCAACTGGAGCTGTTGAAGCACTATCAGCACAAGATGATGTGGTGATTGTTCCAATCGCAGAAGATAAGGTTCAAGAGCTAGTAGAAAAATATCCTTACTATGCGGCAGACACTGTTCCTGGTGGAACGTATAACATCGAATCTGATGTAAGTACAGTTGCTGTTAAGGCAATGTTAGTTGCTTCAAAAGAGCTTGATGAAAACTTAGTGTATGAGATGACAAAAGCTTTATTCGATAACACTGATCAAATCACTCATGCAAAAGGTGAGTTCATTACACCTGAATCAGCACTAGAAGGAATTGGAGATATGGAACTTCATCCTGGAGCTGCTAAGTACTTTGAAGAAAAAGGCATTTCGAAATAA
- a CDS encoding DUF1850 domain-containing protein, whose translation MRLKIILVTVPLLLLITLLVFIPFKQTLAFTYENEEKLLAYLPFEKENSFQIKYTHSIHLSDVIETYKLTKKQIILTEFSYKDFAIGMPSNAEGDEVFEEKNGTYYIKNMNRAFPFVDLRLGQVRADHRIIYKDHTYTLSNFIKPGTWVRMSPEKMSLWELLKGVNISG comes from the coding sequence ATGAGGCTTAAGATAATTCTAGTCACTGTACCTCTACTCTTGCTTATCACTTTGCTCGTTTTCATTCCTTTTAAACAAACTCTTGCTTTTACTTATGAAAACGAAGAAAAACTACTTGCATATCTACCTTTTGAGAAAGAGAATTCCTTTCAAATTAAATATACACATTCCATTCATCTTTCAGATGTCATTGAAACCTACAAACTTACTAAGAAGCAAATTATCTTAACTGAATTTTCTTATAAAGATTTTGCAATAGGCATGCCTTCTAATGCAGAAGGAGATGAGGTATTTGAAGAAAAAAATGGTACATACTACATAAAGAATATGAACCGTGCTTTCCCATTTGTTGATCTTCGTCTCGGGCAGGTAAGAGCGGATCATCGAATTATTTATAAAGATCACACATATACATTATCAAATTTTATTAAACCAGGAACATGGGTGCGGATGTCACCTGAAAAAATGTCATTATGGGAGCTATTGAAAGGAGTGAACATAAGTGGTTGA
- a CDS encoding TRAP transporter permease, producing MVDENKTLNEEEQQALLEKYDPEAGTRKLTGIIGWIAFIGLLSFSLFQLYTAIFGVFTAQIQRTIHLGFALSLIFLLFPANRKKRQKGKLQIAWYDGILALLSVGIGAYWPINFNDLVMSVGRLSQMDFIVGIIAIVLVLEATRRAVGLPITIIALIFLVYGLYGQYMPGFLAHRGLSLERLVQTMFFTTEGILGTPLAVSSTFIFLFLLFGAFLVRTGVGQYFNDLAVSIAGRRTGGPAKVAIFSSALQGTISGSSVANVVTSGSFTIPMMKKLGYKKEFAGAVEAAASTGGQLMPPIMGAAAFLMVEFIGGGITYWEIAKAAAIPAVLYFAGIWIMTHFEAKRIGLRGLTKEEMPDRKEVLKKFYLLLPIIAVIVLLMSGIIVTHAALYSILVAIIVGLFNKATRMGPKQFVLALVDGARSALGVAAATAAAGIIVGIVTKTGLGLKLANGLIDLAGGYLIPTLMLTMLAAIVLGMGSPTTANYVITSTIAAPAIILLGVPDLSAHLFVFYFGIIADITPPVALAAFAAAGVAGGEPLKTGVNSAKLAIAAFIIPYIFVLSPELLMIDTTWYELVWVLITAVSGMLAIGAGIIGYWMRKLHWIERIVALVTGLLLIYPEGISDITGIIAFAALLALQFIWKRDKGNTLKMSN from the coding sequence GTGGTTGATGAAAATAAAACGTTAAATGAAGAAGAACAACAGGCATTATTGGAAAAATATGATCCTGAAGCCGGTACACGTAAATTAACAGGTATTATTGGCTGGATTGCCTTTATTGGACTGCTATCATTCTCACTATTTCAATTATATACAGCCATTTTCGGTGTTTTTACTGCACAAATTCAGCGGACCATTCACTTAGGGTTTGCACTATCCTTGATTTTTTTACTTTTTCCTGCTAATAGGAAAAAACGTCAAAAAGGAAAGCTTCAAATTGCATGGTATGATGGCATATTAGCTCTCCTTAGTGTTGGTATAGGAGCTTATTGGCCAATTAATTTTAATGATTTGGTTATGAGTGTTGGACGTCTATCACAAATGGATTTTATCGTTGGAATCATCGCAATAGTATTAGTGTTGGAAGCAACACGAAGAGCAGTTGGTCTTCCGATTACTATTATTGCCCTTATCTTCTTGGTGTATGGACTTTATGGGCAGTATATGCCAGGTTTCCTTGCACACAGAGGATTATCACTTGAGCGATTAGTTCAAACGATGTTCTTTACTACTGAGGGGATTTTAGGAACACCACTTGCCGTATCCTCAACATTTATTTTCCTATTTCTCTTGTTCGGAGCATTTTTAGTGAGAACTGGAGTAGGACAATATTTTAATGATTTGGCTGTTTCCATTGCAGGGCGCAGAACTGGTGGACCAGCTAAAGTTGCGATTTTCTCAAGTGCCCTACAAGGAACGATAAGTGGAAGCTCCGTTGCAAACGTTGTTACCTCTGGTTCGTTTACAATACCAATGATGAAAAAGCTTGGATATAAAAAAGAGTTTGCTGGAGCTGTAGAAGCTGCTGCATCAACAGGTGGTCAGCTAATGCCTCCTATAATGGGTGCTGCTGCCTTTCTAATGGTTGAATTTATCGGCGGCGGTATCACGTATTGGGAAATAGCAAAAGCTGCTGCAATCCCTGCCGTTCTATATTTCGCAGGAATTTGGATTATGACTCATTTTGAAGCGAAGCGAATTGGTCTTCGTGGATTAACAAAAGAAGAAATGCCTGATCGAAAAGAAGTGTTAAAAAAGTTTTACCTGCTACTTCCAATTATAGCGGTCATCGTATTATTAATGTCAGGAATTATTGTCACACATGCTGCATTATATTCAATTTTAGTAGCGATAATCGTAGGGCTATTTAATAAAGCAACGAGAATGGGACCAAAGCAATTTGTGCTAGCACTTGTAGACGGTGCTCGTTCTGCTTTAGGTGTTGCAGCTGCAACTGCTGCAGCGGGTATTATTGTTGGAATTGTAACAAAAACAGGTTTAGGATTAAAGCTTGCAAATGGATTGATTGATTTAGCTGGAGGATACTTAATTCCAACATTAATGCTAACCATGTTAGCAGCAATTGTTCTTGGAATGGGTTCGCCAACAACTGCTAACTATGTTATTACATCAACAATTGCTGCGCCGGCGATTATCTTATTAGGTGTACCTGACTTATCAGCTCATCTATTTGTTTTCTATTTTGGAATTATTGCAGATATTACACCACCAGTTGCCTTAGCTGCATTTGCAGCAGCAGGTGTAGCAGGAGGAGAGCCTTTGAAAACAGGGGTCAACTCAGCCAAACTGGCCATTGCTGCCTTTATCATTCCATATATATTTGTTCTTTCACCAGAGTTGCTCATGATTGACACAACGTGGTATGAATTAGTATGGGTGCTTATTACAGCCGTATCTGGAATGCTTGCTATCGGTGCTGGTATTATCGGTTATTGGATGCGCAAACTTCATTGGATTGAGCGAATTGTCGCACTTGTTACAGGGCTTCTGCTCATCTATCCTGAAGGTATTTCTGATATTACAGGAATCATTGCCTTTGCAGCCTTACTGGCTCTACAATTTATTTGGAAACGTGATAAAGGAAATACGTTAAAAATGTCTAATTAA
- a CDS encoding glutathione S-transferase family protein, producing the protein MKSLDKSTKTVEINEDGAFKRQSNKFTTPFGSEPDELPVEAGRYRLLWTAACPWAHRTVIVRKLLGLEDVISLGTASPFRPKLNRVDWEFSLDEESKDPILDIRYMSEIYHQTDPEYTGRPTVPVMVDLQTKKVVNNDYFKLTNYFETVWSPFHKEKAPDLYPESLREEIDELNDLIFQDINNGVYKCGFALSQDAYEQAYDQLFARLDELDERLSNQRFLHGDFITDSDVRFYTTLVRFDAAYYSAFNTNRTLIREFSNLSGYVRDLFQTPGFGDTTDFNAIKNHYHLSITIFTEKEDVKILPKGPDLSFWKSQHNRELLSKQKEKFIIKK; encoded by the coding sequence TTGAAATCTTTAGATAAATCTACAAAAACTGTTGAAATCAATGAAGATGGCGCTTTCAAACGTCAATCCAATAAGTTTACTACTCCGTTCGGTAGCGAGCCAGATGAGCTTCCAGTTGAAGCAGGACGCTATCGCTTATTATGGACAGCAGCATGTCCTTGGGCGCACCGAACTGTTATTGTTCGTAAACTTTTAGGCTTAGAAGATGTTATCAGCTTAGGAACAGCAAGTCCTTTTCGTCCAAAACTCAATCGTGTGGACTGGGAATTTTCATTGGATGAAGAGAGTAAGGATCCAATCCTTGATATTAGGTATATGAGTGAAATTTATCATCAAACTGATCCTGAATATACAGGACGTCCTACAGTACCTGTTATGGTGGATTTACAAACTAAAAAAGTAGTGAATAATGACTATTTTAAGTTAACTAATTATTTTGAAACGGTATGGTCACCGTTTCATAAGGAAAAAGCACCAGATTTATATCCTGAAAGCTTGCGTGAAGAAATCGATGAACTAAATGATCTTATTTTTCAAGATATTAATAATGGAGTTTATAAATGTGGATTTGCGCTTTCTCAAGATGCTTATGAGCAAGCTTATGACCAGCTTTTTGCTCGGTTAGATGAGCTAGATGAGCGACTTTCTAACCAGCGTTTCTTGCATGGTGATTTTATTACAGATTCAGATGTTCGCTTTTACACAACTTTAGTTCGATTTGATGCTGCTTATTATTCAGCATTTAATACAAATCGCACCTTAATTAGAGAATTTTCAAATTTGTCTGGCTATGTGCGTGATTTATTTCAAACACCAGGTTTTGGGGATACAACAGATTTTAACGCTATAAAAAATCATTATCATCTTTCAATCACAATCTTCACAGAAAAAGAAGATGTAAAAATTTTGCCGAAGGGACCTGACTTATCTTTTTGGAAATCACAGCACAACCGGGAGTTACTAAGTAAACAAAAAGAGAAGTTTATCATAAAAAAATGA
- a CDS encoding GNAT family N-acetyltransferase: MIIRDASREEIPFIRKQRVSAYSEHATSVSSEHWQALKQAISSEADVQDGVELIVAEIDGEILGSVALFPPQSDAYEGIVDKLDYSEIRLLAVSTEARGKGVASALINECMKRTKEKDIDSIGLHTADFMKSAMKLYESFGFKRIPQYDFEPANDGVIVKAFRRSV; the protein is encoded by the coding sequence ATGATCATAAGAGATGCGTCTAGGGAAGAGATCCCTTTTATTAGAAAACAAAGAGTTTCAGCTTATAGCGAGCATGCAACATCTGTTTCATCAGAGCATTGGCAGGCACTAAAACAAGCCATCTCCTCTGAAGCAGATGTCCAAGATGGAGTAGAGTTAATTGTGGCTGAAATAGATGGGGAAATTTTAGGAAGTGTTGCGTTATTTCCACCACAATCTGATGCATATGAAGGAATCGTTGATAAGCTTGATTATTCCGAAATACGTTTACTTGCTGTTTCTACGGAAGCTAGAGGAAAAGGAGTGGCTTCAGCATTAATCAATGAATGTATGAAACGAACAAAAGAAAAAGATATTGATTCTATTGGACTTCACACAGCTGATTTTATGAAAAGTGCAATGAAATTATATGAAAGTTTTGGATTTAAACGAATTCCGCAATATGATTTTGAACCTGCTAATGATGGTGTTATTGTAAAAGCTTTTAGACGTTCAGTTTAA
- a CDS encoding IS1182 family transposase yields the protein MKYDHISFVNYNMNQLVLPLDLEILIPQNHLSIIVHEAVEKLDDTLLVQPYKGGGRPSYHPKMLLKVIIYAYTQKVYSGRQIEKLLTENIYFMWLSGSQTPDFRTINRFRSERMKDIIYQVFFSIVELLREKGLVKLEHYFVDGTKIEANANQYTFVWRKATEKYEKSLDDKYRQLALQIEHILEKEEKTATSMGLEEKLKETPITSEQIEQSIKKLEKHLETEPKNKEAKKAVRLLKKDYLPRKVKYEEQNQLFNGRNSFSKTDNDATFMRMKEDHMRNGQLKPGYNVQTGTEGQFITGFSLHQRAGDPGCLIPHLQHLEEHGVKPEKIVADSGYGSEENYDFLEREGRTAYIKYNTFDQEQKRNWKNKIERVENMEYDEELDEFICANKQRLVFQYETSKTSDNEYVSIKRKYSCFECAGCPFQKTCAKGKEQKTITISLENQRQRKEIRERLQSEEGRKLYSQRKCDVESVFGQIKHNQQFRRFSMRGLQKNTIEWGLLCVAHNCKKMQKAIKRNKAKEDIGCQ from the coding sequence ATGAAATATGATCATATTTCTTTCGTTAATTATAACATGAATCAGTTAGTTCTTCCATTAGACCTTGAAATTCTCATCCCTCAAAATCATTTATCTATCATTGTTCATGAAGCTGTAGAAAAGCTAGACGATACTTTGTTGGTTCAACCTTACAAAGGTGGTGGACGCCCATCATATCATCCAAAAATGTTACTTAAAGTCATCATTTATGCTTATACACAAAAAGTTTACTCAGGAAGACAAATAGAGAAATTACTAACCGAAAATATCTACTTTATGTGGTTAAGTGGTAGTCAAACTCCTGATTTTCGTACGATTAATCGTTTTCGATCGGAGCGAATGAAAGACATAATCTATCAAGTTTTCTTTTCAATTGTAGAGTTACTACGTGAAAAAGGATTAGTCAAGCTGGAGCACTATTTTGTAGATGGGACTAAGATCGAAGCAAATGCAAATCAGTATACTTTTGTTTGGAGAAAAGCGACAGAGAAATATGAAAAAAGTTTAGATGATAAATATCGTCAACTCGCTTTACAAATTGAGCATATCCTTGAAAAAGAGGAAAAGACCGCCACTTCCATGGGGCTAGAAGAAAAGTTAAAAGAAACTCCGATTACCTCGGAACAGATTGAACAAAGTATTAAAAAGTTAGAAAAGCATTTAGAGACAGAACCCAAAAATAAAGAGGCGAAAAAAGCTGTTCGATTATTAAAGAAAGACTACCTTCCTCGAAAAGTGAAATATGAAGAACAAAATCAACTTTTCAATGGAAGAAACAGTTTCTCGAAAACAGATAATGATGCGACCTTTATGAGAATGAAGGAAGATCATATGCGAAATGGGCAGTTAAAACCAGGATATAATGTACAAACAGGAACAGAAGGTCAATTTATTACAGGTTTCTCTCTACATCAAAGAGCAGGTGATCCAGGCTGCTTAATCCCTCATCTTCAACACCTGGAGGAGCACGGAGTGAAACCAGAAAAAATAGTTGCCGATTCTGGTTATGGTAGTGAGGAAAACTATGACTTTTTAGAAAGAGAAGGACGAACAGCGTACATAAAATATAATACATTTGATCAGGAACAAAAAAGAAACTGGAAAAATAAAATCGAACGTGTAGAAAATATGGAGTACGATGAGGAACTAGATGAGTTTATATGTGCAAACAAGCAACGCCTTGTATTCCAGTATGAAACCTCAAAAACTTCTGATAATGAATATGTTTCAATTAAAAGAAAGTATTCATGTTTTGAATGTGCCGGCTGCCCTTTCCAAAAAACTTGTGCCAAAGGAAAAGAACAAAAAACAATTACAATATCACTAGAAAATCAAAGGCAACGAAAAGAGATTCGTGAACGTCTTCAGAGTGAAGAAGGACGAAAATTATATAGCCAACGAAAATGTGATGTGGAAAGTGTATTTGGACAAATAAAACATAATCAGCAGTTCAGACGCTTTTCAATGCGTGGCCTCCAAAAAAATACGATTGAATGGGGGCTTCTTTGCGTTGCACATAACTGTAAAAAAATGCAGAAGGCAATAAAAAGAAATAAAGCAAAAGAGGATATTGGATGCCAATAA